A section of the Cottoperca gobio chromosome 17, fCotGob3.1, whole genome shotgun sequence genome encodes:
- the LOC115022287 gene encoding LOW QUALITY PROTEIN: BTB/POZ domain-containing protein 2-like (The sequence of the model RefSeq protein was modified relative to this genomic sequence to represent the inferred CDS: deleted 1 base in 1 codon) has product MKCVVYAYTRFKMAAGDNSGRPPCLNFSGPGPLGNSQPSNSVFSMPASNGGAVGAAGGAQGAARRPNPQLGPGGGDSNGVSSGAPPTAQNSLQQSAAAGAAAAGAMSTQASNMATAASNASASAALTATSAAASVLVYREPVYNWQATKSTVKERFAFLFNNEVLSDVHFLVGKGMGVQRIPAHRFVLAVGSAVFDAMFNGGMATTSTEIELPDVEPAAFLALLKFLYSDEVQIGPETVMTTLYTAKKYAVPALEAHCVEFLKKNLRADNAFMLLTQARLFDEPQLASLCLENIDKNTGDALAAEGFTDIDLDTLVAVLERDTLGVREVRLFGASVRWAEAETHRQQLQPTPENKRKVLGKALTLIRFPLMTIEEFAAGPAQSNILTDREVVSLFLHFTVNPKPRVEFIDRPRCCLRGKECNITRFGQVESRWGYSGTSDRIRFSVNRRIFVVGFGLYGSIHGPTDYQVNIQIIHTDSNTVLGQNDTGFSCDGSANTFRVMFKEPVEILPNVNYTACATLKGPDSHYGTKGMRKVTHESSSTGTKTCFTFCYAAGNNNGTSVEDGQIPEVIFYT; this is encoded by the exons ATGAAGTGCGTTGTTTACGCCTACACTCGGTTCAAGATGGCTGCTGGAGACAACAGCGGCAGGCCTCCTTGCCTTAATTTCTCCGGTCCGGGTCCTTTGGGAAACAGCCAGCCCAGCAACAGCGTTTTCTCCATGCCAGCATCTAACGGCGGAGCGGTCGGTGCGGCCGGGGGAGCACAGGGAGCAGCGAGGCGTCCCAACCCGCAGCTGGGGCCTGGCGGAGGAGACAGCAACGGTGTTTCGAGCGGTGCTCCGCCGACTGCGCAGAACTCCCTGCAGCAGTCCGCTGCGGCAGGTGCTGCGGCAGCCGGAGCCATGTCCACCCAGGCGTCCAACATGGCAACCGCAGCGTCAAACGCGTCTGCGTCGGCAGCACTGACCGCCACTTCGGCAGCTGCGTCTGTGCTGGTGTACCGAGAGCCAGTGTACAACTGGCAGGCGACGAAGAGCACCGTCAAGGAGAGATTCGCGTTCCTGTTCAACAACGAAGTGCTCAGTGACGTTCATTTTTTAGTGGGCAAAGGAATGGGGGTTCAGAGGATACCTGCGCACAG GTTTGTTCTGGCTGTGGGGAGCGCAGTGTTTGATGCCATGTTCAACGGGGGGATGGCGACGACCTCAACGGAAATAGAGCTTCCTGATGTGGAGCCAGCTGCCTTTCTGGCCCTGCTAAA GTTTCTGTACTCAGATGAAGTCCAGATTGGGCCTGAGACAGTGATGACCACACTATATACAGCTAAAAAGTATGCAGTGCCAGCCCTGGAGGCTCACTGTGTGGAGTTCCTCAAGAAGAACCTGAGAGCAGACAATGCGTTcatgctgctcacacag GCACGCCTGTTTGATGAGCCTCAGCTCGCCAGCCTCTGTCTAGAGAACATTGATAAGAACACTGGAGACGCTCTCGCCGCTGAAGGCTTTACGGACATAGATTTGG ACACACTGGTGGCAGTTTTGGAGAGGGATACTCTCGGGGTGAGGGAGGTGCGTTTGTTTGGTGCTTCTGTGCGCTGGGCAGAGGCCGAGACTCACAGGCAGCAGCTACAGCCCACACCCGAGAACAAACGCAAAGTGCTGGGCAAAGCTCTCACACTCATCCGCTTCCCTCTCATGACCATTGAGGAATTTGCTGCAG GTCCAGCCCAGTCCAATATTCTGACTGACAGAGAGGTGGTGAGTCTCTTCCTCCACTTCACGGTAAACCCAAAGCCCCGCGTTGAATTCATCGACCGGCCTCGCTGCTGCCTCCGGGGGAAGGAGTGCAACATCACACGCTTTGGACAGGTGGAGAGCCGCTGGGGTTACAGCGGGACAAGCGACCGCATACG gTTCTCTGTAAACAGAAGAATATTTGTGGTTGGTTTCGGTCTCTACGGCTCTATACACGGACCCACAGACTACCAGGTTAACATACAG atcatacacacagacagcaacACGGTCCTGGGCCAGAATGACACAGGCTTCAGCTGTGACGGGTCAGCCAACACCTTCAGAGTCATGTTCAAAGAACCGGTGGAGATATTACCCAACGTCAACTACACTGCCTGCGCTACACTGAAG GGCCCAGACTCTCATTATGGGACTAAGGGGATGAGAAAGGTAACGCACGAGTCATCATCCACTGGCACAAAGACGTGTTTCACCTTCTGCTACGCGGCGGGCAACAACAACGGCACTTCAGTAGAGGACGGACAGATT CCTGAAGTCATCTTCTACACATAG